The following DNA comes from Gordonia zhaorongruii.
ACCGAGTGCTTGCGATCGGTGTCCTTGGGCGGCTGCGCCAGCAGGTAGCGGCACAGCTCGCCGATGTAGGAGAACGCGGTCGCCCGGTTGAGGATGATGTCGTCCCAGAAGCGCGAGGCCGAGAACTGCTTGCCCAACGCGATGCAGGCACCACCGGCAAGCACTGCGCCGAGCGAGACCGACAGCGCATTGTTGTGGTACAGCGGCAACGGCACGTACATGGTGTCGGACGGGCGCAACCGCACCGAGAGGCCGCCGATGCCCGAGTAGTTGGCGAGCCACCGATTGTGACTCATCACGCTGGCCTTGGGCAGGCCGGTCGTTCCGGACGTGAAGATGTAGAACGCGGACGTCGACGCGGGCAGCGTCGCGGTGACCGCGGGGTCGGTATCGGGCTTTCCGGTCGCCGCCTCGTCGAGTGCCGGGAAGTCGAAGACGTGCTCGGGATGCGCGTCGGTGCTCATCGATTCGAACGCCTCATCGCATTCGGGATCGCGGAGCAGGACCTTCGCGTTCATCAACGACATGCTGTGGTCGATGACCTCGCCGCGCTGGTTGTAATTGATCATGCCGGCCACCGCGCCGAGCTTGACCGTCGCCAGGATCGCCATGAGGTCGGTCGGGTTGTTCTTCGAGAGGATCGCGACCACGTCGCCGACTCCGACACCCTGATCTGCCAGCACCGCCGCATAACGGTTGACCTGGCGATTCACCTCACCGTAGGACGACGACTCGCCCTTCCAGCGCAGGAACGGACGATCTGGATGGTCGGCTGCCAGCTTCTGGAAGACCGAGCCGATCGACTTCTTCTTGTCGGCGGAGCGGAACAACAAGCCGGGAGCGTGGCGGACCATCGACGGCACGTCTGGTGCCATTTTGACCGCGCCTTTGACGATGTCGGTGATTCCGACCTTGGTGGGTACCGCATTCATGGCAACTTCACTCCTCCTGCCGACAGGTGAACGCCGTCACCTTACCGCCGGGTCAGTTGATCGATGGCACTGCCCACTGTGTCCACGACGATAAGGCGCTCCATGGCCCGGGATGACACGAATCCGCGGGTTCCCAAGTCGCGGAGCCACGCCAGCATCGGATCGTAGAACCCATCGTGATTCACCATCACGATGGGCTTCCCATGAACCCCGAGGTATGCCCCGGTCCAGGTCTCGAAGAGCTCTTCGAGCGTCCCCACACCGCCGGGCAGAACGATGAAACCGTCCGACAACTCGTCCATCAGGCGCTTCCGCTCACGCATCGTGTCCGTGACGATGAGCTCGTCGGCGTCGAGGTCGGCTACCTCCCTGGCCATCAGATGCTCCGGAATGATGCCGATGGTCCGGCCACCCGCCTCGCGCGCGGCCCGCGCCAGGGACCCCATCATCGATACGTTTCCGCCACCGGATACCAGCGTCGAACCGTTGGCGGCGATCGCCGCACCGGCCTGCGCGGCGAGTCGCAGGTACTCCTCGTCCACCGGACCGGAAGCGCAGTACACGCAGATCGCGCTCACGGCCGCACCGCCTTCTCGCAGACCGCCCGCACAGCCTCAGCGGGACTGTCCACCAGCGTGATCAGATCGAGGTCCTCGGGCGAGATCATCCCGTCGTCGACGAGCGTCGTCCTGATCCAGTCGAGCAGCGGACCCCAGTACTCTCGCCCGACGAGCACGATCGGGAAGCGAAGCACCTTGCGGGTCTGCACGAGGGTGACCGCTTCGAAGAACTCATCCAGTGTTCCGAGGCCGCCCGGCAGACAGACGAACGCCTGCGCGTACTTGACGAACATCGTCTTCCGGACGAAGAAGTAGCGGAAGTTCATGCTGAGCGTGAGCCAGGGGTTCTGGTGCTGCTCGAACGGGAGCTCGATGTTGAGACCGATCGACTCGGCGCCAGCCTCGAACGCGCCGCGGTTGGTCGCCTCCATCGCACCCGGCCCGCCACCGGTGATGACCGCGAACCCCGCTTCGCCCAGCAGGCGCCCCAACTCGACGGCCTGGCTGTAGCGAGGCGTCCCTGGCTTCACGCGCGCCGAACCGAACACGGTCACCGCCTCTGCCACGTCCTCCATGGCGTCGAAGCCCGCTACGAACTCCGACTGGATGCGCAGGACGCGCCACGAGTCCCGAACGGTGCGGTGCGCCGCCCGCGCCGGATCCCGCGGATCCACCCACTCGAGGAGACCGCGATCGGTCGGCACCTGCTCCTGCGTCGGCGGCATCCGAACCTGGGCGGCCCCCACGAACCGCAGCGGCGAATCGTCGGGATCCCACTGTTCTCCGGTTTGGGACTTCGCGCTACTGGATTCGCCGTCGGCCATGCGCAAACGCTACCAACCCGGACTCGCACTGCTGTTCCGTGAACCGCCTCAGCGCGAAAGGTAGTTCCGCAGGATCCTGGTGACCTCGCCGATCTGCTCGGTCGGCACCCGCTCGTCGGCTCGGTGCGCCAGACTCGGATCGCCGGGACCGAGGTTGACGGCGGGAATCCCCAGAGCGGCGAAACGCGATACATCGGTCCAGCCGTACTTGGCCCGGAACCGGCCGTCGGCGGCGTCGACCAGCGCGGCGGCGGACGGATGGGCCAGCCCGGGCAACGCACCCGCCGCCGAATCGGTGATCCGGGCCGTCACCGCTCCCCCGTCCAGGTCGGCGGCGAACACCTCGCGTACGTGCTCGAACGCCTGCTCGGGAGAGCGGTCCGGTGCGAATCGGAAGTTGACGTCGACGTACACCTCGTCGGGGATCACGTTGCCCGCGACTCCGCCGTGCACAGCGACCGCGGACAGACCTTCTCGATACTCGCATCCGTCGATGTCGACGCGGCGCGGCTCGTAGGCGGCCAGCGTGGCGAGCAGCCCCCCGATCTTGTGGATCGCGTTGTCGCCCATCCACGCACGCGCCGAGTGGGCGCGCGTGCCCGTCGCCGAGAAGCGCACCCGGAGGGTGCCTTGGCAACCTGCCTCGATCTGACCGGCGGTGGGCTCGCCGAGGATCGCGACATCGGCGGTCAGCCAGTCCGGGAGTTCCGCCTCGATGGTGTTCAACCCGTTGAACTCAGCCGCGATCTCCTCGCAGTCGTAGAACACCAGGGTCAGATCGTGGGCCGGGTCCTCGAGTGTCGCGGCCAGGTGCAGGAACACCGCGTCGCCCGACTTCATGTCGACCGTGCCGCACCCGTGGAGCACATCGCCCTCATCGTCGGTGACGGTCCGGCGAGACGGGACGTTGTCGACGATCGGCACCGTGTCGAGATGACCGGCCAGGATCACCCGGCTGTCGAGTCCCCGATCGGTGCGCGCCAGTACGCAGTTGCCGCGCCGGATGACCTCGAACCCGGACAACTGCTCCCGCAACGCGGCCTCCACGACGTCGGCGATCAGGGACTCGTCCCGACTCACGCTGGGGATGTCGACGAGCGCCGCGGTCAGTTCGACCGGGTCTGCGGACAGGTTCAGGCTCGGAGTGCTCACGAGAGACCATCGTAGGCGGCCGGCGCGGAATGCCGGGGCGCGCTGTCCTGCCGACCCCACCGTTAGACTCGTACCGTGACTAATCAAGGTGCTGTTGCCATTGGAATCGCCACCGTGTGGGAGAACGACGGATCGACCGCCGTCCTCGACACCTGGTACCCGAAGCCCGAACTCGATCCGTCGCCGGGCGCGACCGGTTCGATCGAATTGACCGGCGACGACATCCCCGCCGACCTCCGCCCGCTCGTCGGCACCGATGAGGCCCGTTCGGTCCGGACCGTCGCCGTGCGAACGGTGATCGCCGACCTGTCGAGCCCGCCGTTGGACACCCACGACGTCTACCTGCGCCTGCACCTGCTCTCGAACCGCCTCGTCGCACCGCACGGAGCGAACCTGGACGGCCAGTTCGGACTGCTCGCCAACGTCGTGTGGACCAACTTCGGACCGTGTGCCGTGGACGGCTTCGAGGAGACCCGCATGCGTCTGCGCGCCCGTGGTCACGTCACCGTCACCTCGATCGACAAGTTCCCGCGCATGGTCGACTACGTGTCGCCCGCCGGCGTCCGAATCGGCGACGCCGACCGCGTCCGCCTCGGCGCTCATCTGTCGCCGGGCACCACGGTGATGCACGAGGGCTTCGTGAACTTCAACGCCGGGACCCTCGGCACCTCGATGGTCGAGGGTCGGATCTCGGCGGGTGTCGTCATCGGCGACGGCTCCGACATCGGCGGTGGCGCGTCCACCATGGGCACCTTGTCGGGCGGCGGCAAGGAGATCATCAGCATCGGCAAGCGCTGCCTGCTCGGCGCCAACGCGGGTTGCGGCATCCCGCTCGGCGACGACTGCGTGGTCGAGGCCGGCCTCTACATCACGGCGGGCACCAAGGTGTCCGGACCGGACGGCCGAGTCGTCAAGGCCCGCGAACTGGCAGGCCGGTCCAACCTGCTGTTCCGCCGCAACAGCACCACCGGAGCCGTCGAGGTGACGGCGAAGGAAGGCGACGGCATCGCCCTCAACGACGCGTTGCACGCGAACGACTGACTATCTCGGTCCCTGCCCCCGGTCGCTCGTCGACCGGGGGCATTTCCGTGCGGCCACCCGGAGATCGACCTCGGCTGCCGAGTCTGGGCCCCATACGGGTCGGCGATGCGAGAAGACCGGCCGTACTGGAGCGCCGTCAGGCGAAAGGCTCAGCGCAGACGCTCGACGGCGGCGTCGACGCGCTCATCCGTGGCCGTCAGCCCCATGCGCACGTGCTCGTCGCCGGACGGGCCGTAGAAGTCGCCAGGGGCCACCAGAATGCCGCGGTCGGCGAACCAGTCCATCGCGGTGCGCGAGTCGTCACCGCGGGTGGCCCACAGGTACAGACCGGCCTCCGAGTGGTCGATCGTGAAGCCCGCATCGGTCAGCGCCCCGCGCAGCTTGTCCCTGCGGGCGCGGTAGCGCTCGCGTTGCGCAACGACGTGAGCATCGTCGGTGAGTGCCGCGACAGCGGCACCCTGGATCGGAAACGGCACGATCATGCCCGCGTGCTTGCGGACGGTGAGCAGTTCCGCGATCAGGTCACGGTCGCCTGCGAGGAAGCCGGCCCGGTACGACGCCAGGTTCGAGACCTTCGACAGCGAGTGCACGGCGAGCAGGCCCGTGTGATCGCCTCCGCACACGTCCGGGTGCAGCACCGAATGCGCCGATCCCTCCCAGGCAAGACCGAGGTAGCACTCGTCCGAGACGACGACGGCGTCATTGGCG
Coding sequences within:
- a CDS encoding long-chain-acyl-CoA synthetase, whose translation is MNAVPTKVGITDIVKGAVKMAPDVPSMVRHAPGLLFRSADKKKSIGSVFQKLAADHPDRPFLRWKGESSSYGEVNRQVNRYAAVLADQGVGVGDVVAILSKNNPTDLMAILATVKLGAVAGMINYNQRGEVIDHSMSLMNAKVLLRDPECDEAFESMSTDAHPEHVFDFPALDEAATGKPDTDPAVTATLPASTSAFYIFTSGTTGLPKASVMSHNRWLANYSGIGGLSVRLRPSDTMYVPLPLYHNNALSVSLGAVLAGGACIALGKQFSASRFWDDIILNRATAFSYIGELCRYLLAQPPKDTDRKHSVRVIIGNGMRPEIWDEFAERFAMDRIVEFYGASELNLAFVNVFSVKRTAGFCPLPFKVVDYDADGNPKRDSRGRLTDVPKGTPGLLISEISERVPLDGYTDDSETEKKVIRDAFKSGDAYFNSGDLVRELGFAHIAFVDRLGDTFRWKGENVATTEVEGAVGGYAGVDGAVAFGVEVPGCDGRAGMAAVTMKDGADKPDPKEFADALYGKLPAYAVPLFIRFVGEIEVTSTFKNRKVELREQGFSDVGDDELWVLRGREGGYVPFYEEYPADVAAAKAPR
- a CDS encoding TIGR00730 family Rossman fold protein, whose protein sequence is MSAICVYCASGPVDEEYLRLAAQAGAAIAANGSTLVSGGGNVSMMGSLARAAREAGGRTIGIIPEHLMAREVADLDADELIVTDTMRERKRLMDELSDGFIVLPGGVGTLEELFETWTGAYLGVHGKPIVMVNHDGFYDPMLAWLRDLGTRGFVSSRAMERLIVVDTVGSAIDQLTRR
- a CDS encoding TIGR00730 family Rossman fold protein encodes the protein MADGESSSAKSQTGEQWDPDDSPLRFVGAAQVRMPPTQEQVPTDRGLLEWVDPRDPARAAHRTVRDSWRVLRIQSEFVAGFDAMEDVAEAVTVFGSARVKPGTPRYSQAVELGRLLGEAGFAVITGGGPGAMEATNRGAFEAGAESIGLNIELPFEQHQNPWLTLSMNFRYFFVRKTMFVKYAQAFVCLPGGLGTLDEFFEAVTLVQTRKVLRFPIVLVGREYWGPLLDWIRTTLVDDGMISPEDLDLITLVDSPAEAVRAVCEKAVRP
- the dapE gene encoding succinyl-diaminopimelate desuccinylase: MSTPSLNLSADPVELTAALVDIPSVSRDESLIADVVEAALREQLSGFEVIRRGNCVLARTDRGLDSRVILAGHLDTVPIVDNVPSRRTVTDDEGDVLHGCGTVDMKSGDAVFLHLAATLEDPAHDLTLVFYDCEEIAAEFNGLNTIEAELPDWLTADVAILGEPTAGQIEAGCQGTLRVRFSATGTRAHSARAWMGDNAIHKIGGLLATLAAYEPRRVDIDGCEYREGLSAVAVHGGVAGNVIPDEVYVDVNFRFAPDRSPEQAFEHVREVFAADLDGGAVTARITDSAAGALPGLAHPSAAALVDAADGRFRAKYGWTDVSRFAALGIPAVNLGPGDPSLAHRADERVPTEQIGEVTRILRNYLSR
- the dapD gene encoding 2,3,4,5-tetrahydropyridine-2,6-dicarboxylate N-succinyltransferase, with the translated sequence MTNQGAVAIGIATVWENDGSTAVLDTWYPKPELDPSPGATGSIELTGDDIPADLRPLVGTDEARSVRTVAVRTVIADLSSPPLDTHDVYLRLHLLSNRLVAPHGANLDGQFGLLANVVWTNFGPCAVDGFEETRMRLRARGHVTVTSIDKFPRMVDYVSPAGVRIGDADRVRLGAHLSPGTTVMHEGFVNFNAGTLGTSMVEGRISAGVVIGDGSDIGGGASTMGTLSGGGKEIISIGKRCLLGANAGCGIPLGDDCVVEAGLYITAGTKVSGPDGRVVKARELAGRSNLLFRRNSTTGAVEVTAKEGDGIALNDALHAND
- the dapC gene encoding succinyldiaminopimelate transaminase encodes the protein MSAGLPDFPWDTIAGAKARAASHADGIVDLSVGTPVDPVDPVIRDALAASAEFPGYPATLGTLTLREAAATALQRRFGVTGLDQASILPVIGTKEAIAGLPSQLGVPAGATVVIPEVAYPTYEVGALLAGAVVRRADAIGDYGPDAPVMIFVNSPSNPTGAVLSAAHLRGIVDWARANDAVVVSDECYLGLAWEGSAHSVLHPDVCGGDHTGLLAVHSLSKVSNLASYRAGFLAGDRDLIAELLTVRKHAGMIVPFPIQGAAVAALTDDAHVVAQRERYRARRDKLRGALTDAGFTIDHSEAGLYLWATRGDDSRTAMDWFADRGILVAPGDFYGPSGDEHVRMGLTATDERVDAAVERLR